In Halobacillus amylolyticus, the following proteins share a genomic window:
- the fliS gene encoding flagellar export chaperone FliS, which translates to MSIQAYQNNSVETASPGELTLMLYNGCIKFIRSAKKAISSGSIEQKNTSIQKAQAIIRELMLTMNQDYAVSKEVLPLYDYMNRRLMEANSQNDSAILDEVEGLVTEFRDTWKEVILQTRRAQHGTGGNA; encoded by the coding sequence ATGTCGATTCAAGCCTACCAAAATAATTCAGTAGAAACAGCTTCTCCGGGAGAGCTGACGCTTATGTTATACAATGGATGTATCAAGTTCATTCGTTCAGCGAAGAAAGCGATAAGCAGTGGTTCCATCGAACAAAAAAACACCTCGATCCAAAAAGCTCAGGCCATTATTCGAGAGCTAATGCTGACGATGAATCAGGATTATGCTGTATCCAAAGAGGTCCTTCCCCTTTATGATTATATGAACCGTCGGCTGATGGAAGCGAATAGTCAAAACGATAGCGCGATTCTTGATGAAGTAGAGGGACTCGTTACTGAGTTCCGTGATACGTGGAAGGAAGTTATTTTGCAAACGAGAAGAGCCCAGCATGGTACAGGCGGGAATGCGTAG
- the galU gene encoding UTP--glucose-1-phosphate uridylyltransferase GalU: MMKVKKAIIPAAGLGTRFLPATKAMPKEMLPIVDKPTIQYIVEEAIASGIEDIIIVTGKGKRAIEDHFDHAFELEDNLYKKGKLDLLERVKRPGAVDIHYIRQKEPKGLGHAVWCARKFIGNEPFAVLLGDDIVESQEPCLRQLMDQHEKTGASIIGVKQVPEEETYRYGIISPNDQSGRRYQVEHFVEKPKVGEAPSNLAIMGRYILTPEIMDLLDSQGEGAGGEIQLTDAIERLNESQRVYGYEFEGQRYDVGDQLGYIKTTIAMALERKDMHDEVLSAIHEIVEKEASKS; the protein is encoded by the coding sequence ATGATGAAGGTGAAAAAAGCAATTATTCCTGCAGCTGGATTGGGGACACGTTTTCTTCCAGCTACGAAAGCGATGCCAAAAGAAATGCTTCCAATTGTCGACAAGCCGACAATTCAATATATCGTCGAAGAAGCCATCGCTTCAGGGATTGAGGATATCATCATTGTGACGGGCAAAGGGAAACGCGCGATTGAAGATCATTTTGATCACGCGTTTGAACTTGAAGACAACCTCTATAAAAAAGGAAAACTGGATTTACTTGAGAGAGTAAAGCGTCCGGGTGCAGTGGATATTCATTATATCCGGCAAAAGGAACCAAAAGGGCTTGGACATGCCGTTTGGTGTGCTAGGAAGTTTATTGGCAATGAACCGTTTGCTGTACTGCTAGGTGATGATATCGTCGAATCACAAGAGCCATGTTTAAGGCAGCTAATGGATCAACACGAGAAGACAGGGGCTTCCATTATTGGGGTGAAACAAGTTCCAGAGGAAGAAACCTATCGATACGGGATTATTTCTCCTAACGATCAAAGTGGGCGTCGTTACCAAGTTGAGCACTTTGTTGAAAAGCCCAAAGTGGGTGAAGCTCCGTCAAATTTAGCCATTATGGGACGCTACATCCTGACACCGGAAATTATGGACCTGCTTGATAGTCAAGGAGAAGGGGCAGGAGGAGAAATTCAGCTGACTGATGCAATCGAACGCTTAAATGAGAGCCAGCGTGTGTATGGTTATGAGTTTGAAGGTCAACGGTATGATGTCGGAGACCAATTAGGATATATAAAAACTACAATAGCCATGGCACTTGAGCGTAAGGATATGCATGACGAGGTTTTATCAGCCATTCATGAAATTGTTGAAAAGGAAGCATCAAAATCATAA
- the hpf gene encoding ribosome hibernation-promoting factor, HPF/YfiA family translates to MNYNIRGENLEVTDSIKEYVEKKVGKLERYFDTPLTSEVHVNLSVYNDEQTIEVTIPMKNLLLRAEEHNTDLYAAIDLVVDKLERQIRKHKTKVNRRSRQEGAPKYVFAELEREAQQQQLAVEDESDIEIVKTKRFDLKPMDSEEAALQMDMLGHAFYVFTNSLTDETNIVYKRRDGRYGLIET, encoded by the coding sequence ATGAATTACAATATTCGTGGTGAAAATCTTGAGGTGACTGATTCCATAAAGGAATATGTGGAGAAAAAGGTGGGCAAACTTGAACGCTATTTTGACACTCCCCTTACTTCAGAGGTTCACGTAAATTTAAGTGTCTATAATGATGAGCAGACAATTGAGGTAACAATCCCGATGAAGAACTTGCTTCTTCGTGCAGAGGAACACAATACTGACTTATACGCTGCCATCGACCTTGTGGTGGATAAACTTGAAAGACAAATCCGAAAGCATAAAACAAAAGTCAATCGGAGGTCTCGCCAAGAAGGTGCTCCTAAATACGTCTTTGCTGAACTGGAAAGGGAAGCACAACAACAACAGCTTGCAGTAGAAGATGAATCTGATATTGAAATTGTAAAAACGAAGCGTTTTGATCTTAAACCAATGGATAGTGAAGAAGCAGCACTCCAAATGGATATGCTTGGACACGCATTCTATGTGTTTACCAATTCATTAACAGACGAAACAAATATTGTTTATAAACGTCGAGATGGTCGTTATGGCTTAATCGAAACGTAA
- the cccB gene encoding cytochrome c551 gives MNKKLLTALFGTALVLGACGGGGGGEEGAESGGGDTGGSTGEEQAAGDVNVQAAEQAYEQTCASCHGGDLTGAVGPGLTQIGSKYSAEEIADIINNGKGQMPAQGGNVENVENLANWLASKK, from the coding sequence ATGAATAAAAAATTATTGACAGCATTGTTTGGAACCGCGTTAGTCTTAGGTGCCTGCGGAGGCGGAGGCGGCGGTGAGGAAGGAGCTGAATCTGGTGGAGGAGATACCGGAGGCTCAACGGGTGAGGAGCAAGCAGCCGGAGATGTCAATGTACAAGCAGCGGAACAAGCATATGAACAAACATGCGCAAGCTGCCACGGTGGAGACCTTACAGGAGCAGTAGGTCCTGGTTTAACTCAAATCGGATCTAAATACTCGGCAGAGGAAATTGCAGATATTATTAATAATGGTAAAGGTCAAATGCCTGCACAAGGCGGAAATGTAGAAAATGTTGAG
- the secA gene encoding preprotein translocase subunit SecA yields the protein MLGTLKKIFGDDNTRQLKRLGKIAEQIDALESDMEKLSDDGLREKTNEFKQRYEKGEKLDDMLVEAFAVVREGSKRVLNMRPFTVQLIGGNALHEGNIAEMKTGEGKTLASTMPAYLNAITGKGVHIITVNDYLASRDATEMGELYKFLGLTVGLNTNGLSKDEKREAYAADITYGTNNEFGFDYLRDNMVLYKEQMVQRPLHFAIIDEVDSILIDEARTPLIISGTASKSADLYQSANSFVRLLSGEEDFTYDEKTKNVQLTEEGINKAEKFFKIENLFDLSNVSLIHHINQSLKAHVTMHRDTDYVVDEGEVVIVDQFTGRLMKGRRYSDGLHQSIEAKEGLEIQNESMTLASITFQNLFRMYEKLSGMTGTAKTEEEEFMNIYNMRVVMIPTNKPIVRDDKADLVYKTMDGKFKAVVEDIKERYQNGQPVLVGTVAVETSEIISRYLTKAKVPHNVLNAKNHFREAEIIENAGQKSAVTIATNMAGRGTDIKLGEGVIEAGGLAVIGTERHESRRIDNQLRGRSGRQGDPGMSQFYLATDDELMRRFASDNMRSMMERLGMDDTQPIESKMISRAVESAQKRVEGNNFDARKTVLSYDDVLRQQREVIYKQRYEVLTSENLREIIEQMIERTVAETVQVHTADEEDENWDHAAIVEYLRANLLEEGDITVSDLKGKEPEEMQELILEKVKMRYDEKEEELSEEQMREFEKVILLRSVDQKWMDHIDQMDQLRQGIHLRAYGQNDPLREYQFEGFSMFEKMVKTIDEEVARYIMKAQIRSNLQREEVAQGAKAVSSGSEESKESKKKSPYVKKDTVGRNDPCPCGSGKKYKNCHGK from the coding sequence ATGCTTGGAACTTTAAAGAAAATATTTGGTGATGATAATACACGTCAGCTCAAGCGTCTGGGAAAAATAGCTGAGCAAATTGATGCCCTAGAATCTGATATGGAGAAGTTATCAGATGATGGGTTAAGAGAGAAAACAAATGAATTTAAACAACGCTATGAAAAAGGCGAAAAACTGGATGATATGCTAGTTGAAGCCTTTGCGGTCGTCCGTGAAGGTTCTAAACGTGTGCTTAATATGCGCCCGTTTACGGTTCAGCTTATAGGCGGGAATGCTTTACATGAAGGTAATATTGCCGAGATGAAGACAGGGGAAGGGAAGACCCTCGCCTCTACCATGCCTGCCTATCTTAATGCCATTACGGGTAAAGGTGTACACATTATTACAGTCAATGATTATTTGGCAAGCCGTGACGCAACAGAAATGGGTGAGCTTTATAAATTTCTTGGACTGACAGTCGGTCTCAATACGAATGGATTGTCTAAGGATGAGAAGCGTGAAGCTTATGCTGCTGATATTACGTATGGCACAAACAATGAATTCGGCTTCGATTATTTGCGCGATAATATGGTTTTATATAAAGAGCAAATGGTTCAGCGTCCGCTTCATTTTGCCATTATTGATGAGGTGGACTCGATCCTAATCGATGAAGCTCGTACCCCGCTAATTATATCTGGTACGGCTTCGAAATCAGCTGATCTCTACCAATCGGCAAATTCGTTTGTTCGACTGCTTAGCGGTGAAGAAGACTTTACTTATGACGAAAAAACGAAAAACGTTCAATTGACGGAAGAAGGAATCAATAAGGCGGAGAAGTTTTTTAAGATTGAAAACTTGTTCGACCTATCCAATGTATCACTGATTCATCACATTAATCAGTCATTAAAAGCTCATGTAACCATGCATCGCGACACCGATTACGTCGTTGATGAAGGTGAAGTAGTGATCGTTGACCAATTCACTGGGCGCCTGATGAAAGGCCGCCGTTATAGTGATGGTTTGCACCAATCGATCGAGGCAAAAGAAGGTCTGGAAATTCAAAATGAAAGCATGACCTTAGCATCGATTACCTTCCAGAACCTTTTCCGTATGTATGAAAAATTATCTGGAATGACGGGGACAGCGAAAACGGAAGAAGAAGAATTCATGAACATTTATAATATGCGGGTTGTCATGATTCCGACGAACAAGCCGATCGTTCGTGATGATAAAGCCGATCTCGTGTATAAAACGATGGATGGGAAATTCAAAGCTGTTGTCGAGGATATTAAAGAACGTTACCAAAACGGACAGCCTGTGCTTGTCGGGACAGTTGCTGTTGAGACGTCTGAGATCATTTCGCGTTATTTAACAAAAGCGAAAGTACCGCACAATGTGTTAAACGCGAAGAACCACTTCCGTGAAGCAGAGATCATTGAGAACGCTGGTCAAAAAAGTGCTGTTACTATTGCAACGAACATGGCTGGACGTGGTACAGACATTAAACTAGGAGAAGGCGTTATTGAAGCAGGAGGTCTTGCCGTTATCGGTACAGAACGACATGAGTCTCGTCGGATCGATAACCAGCTTCGTGGCCGTTCAGGGCGTCAAGGTGATCCTGGTATGTCGCAATTTTATCTAGCCACAGATGATGAGTTAATGCGTCGCTTCGCTTCAGATAATATGCGCAGTATGATGGAACGTCTAGGCATGGATGATACCCAGCCTATTGAAAGTAAAATGATTTCCCGTGCCGTTGAATCTGCTCAAAAACGAGTGGAGGGCAATAACTTTGACGCACGTAAAACAGTACTTTCCTATGATGATGTACTTCGTCAGCAGCGTGAAGTGATCTATAAACAGCGTTATGAAGTGCTGACTTCAGAGAACTTGCGGGAGATTATTGAACAGATGATTGAACGTACTGTTGCAGAAACCGTTCAAGTTCATACGGCAGATGAAGAAGATGAAAACTGGGATCATGCAGCTATTGTTGAGTATCTTCGTGCCAATCTCCTTGAAGAAGGTGACATTACGGTAAGTGATCTGAAAGGGAAAGAGCCTGAGGAAATGCAGGAGCTCATTTTGGAAAAAGTGAAGATGCGCTATGACGAGAAAGAGGAAGAACTTTCAGAGGAACAAATGAGAGAGTTCGAAAAAGTCATCTTGCTGCGCTCCGTCGACCAAAAATGGATGGACCATATTGACCAAATGGACCAGCTTCGTCAGGGAATTCATTTGCGTGCTTACGGTCAAAATGATCCACTGCGCGAATACCAATTTGAAGGCTTTAGTATGTTTGAAAAGATGGTCAAAACGATCGATGAAGAAGTAGCGCGTTATATCATGAAAGCTCAAATTAGAAGCAACCTGCAGCGTGAAGAAGTTGCCCAGGGAGCAAAAGCTGTTTCGAGCGGAAGTGAAGAAAGTAAAGAAAGTAAAAAGAAATCGCCTTATGTGAAGAAGGATACTGTTGGGCGTAATGACCCTTGTCCATGCGGCAGTGGTAAAAAGTATAAAAACTGTCACGGAAAGTAA
- a CDS encoding flagellar hook-associated protein 2, with product MSDMRIGGLASGMDIDKLVNDLMRAERQPLNKMEQDKTWTEWQRDAYRDVNKQLFELDSMTLDMNLSKTYQSKEVTSPSAAISAEASSSAGDGNYNVQVTQMATAAYNLSETRLSKAGEQIDPTASLSSQESKFANGFDGGDFTITTYGEDGPTTKTFSIDMEQSLNDVLDEISNSDLGLRAFYDSSADKVMIERTQTGNYNTDNSKFLGAEIGFDSTTAGFLSNTLGIKNGDNSSGTWKLNEKGGQDATFKYNGSLEITTHDNNYTLNGVTFNFHAVMETAVNVNVSNNIDSAVENITKFVDKYNKVIESLNEQVSEKRYRDFPPLTEKQKEDLEEREIELWEEKAKSGMLRNDSTIQNALFEMRSNWYSTIDTGGEFTQLSQIGIKTSSDYLDGGKLLITEDELREALREDPRAVQELFAGNSETGSKGIIDKLEETIADTRQTIERKAGKPTSTEETYMLGRRLEDMEDRMEAFEDRLVQIEDRYWSQFGQMEQAIQQLNSQSAFLMSNFG from the coding sequence ATGAGTGATATGCGGATAGGCGGTTTGGCATCCGGGATGGATATTGATAAGCTTGTGAACGATTTAATGAGGGCAGAACGCCAGCCTTTGAATAAAATGGAACAAGATAAAACGTGGACGGAATGGCAGCGTGATGCTTATCGTGACGTCAATAAGCAGCTTTTTGAGTTAGATAGTATGACACTTGATATGAATCTATCAAAAACCTATCAATCGAAGGAGGTTACTTCGCCATCTGCAGCGATTAGTGCGGAGGCTTCTTCAAGCGCTGGGGATGGGAATTACAATGTTCAGGTCACTCAGATGGCTACAGCCGCTTATAATTTGAGTGAGACAAGGCTTTCGAAAGCGGGTGAACAAATTGATCCAACAGCATCATTGTCCTCGCAAGAAAGTAAGTTTGCTAATGGTTTTGATGGGGGTGACTTTACCATTACAACCTATGGAGAAGATGGTCCTACGACAAAAACGTTCTCTATCGATATGGAGCAGTCGTTAAATGATGTGTTGGATGAGATTAGTAATTCTGACTTAGGCTTACGTGCCTTTTATGACAGTAGTGCGGACAAGGTTATGATTGAACGTACACAAACAGGTAATTACAATACGGACAATTCGAAGTTTCTAGGTGCCGAGATCGGTTTTGATAGTACTACTGCAGGATTTCTTTCTAATACTTTAGGGATAAAAAATGGCGATAATTCTTCTGGGACATGGAAGTTGAATGAAAAAGGCGGTCAGGATGCTACATTCAAATACAACGGCTCTTTAGAGATTACAACTCATGATAATAATTATACATTAAACGGTGTCACTTTTAACTTTCATGCGGTGATGGAGACGGCAGTCAATGTAAATGTATCGAACAATATTGACAGTGCTGTTGAGAACATCACGAAGTTTGTAGACAAGTATAATAAAGTCATTGAAAGTTTGAATGAACAAGTATCAGAGAAACGGTATCGTGATTTTCCTCCTCTCACTGAGAAACAAAAAGAGGATCTGGAAGAGCGGGAGATTGAGCTTTGGGAAGAAAAAGCAAAAAGCGGGATGCTTCGTAATGATTCTACGATCCAGAACGCCTTATTTGAAATGCGCTCCAATTGGTACAGCACGATTGATACTGGTGGAGAATTTACACAGTTGTCGCAAATCGGGATTAAAACAAGTTCCGACTATTTAGATGGCGGCAAGCTTTTGATTACAGAGGACGAGCTGCGAGAGGCTCTAAGGGAAGATCCAAGGGCTGTCCAGGAGTTATTTGCGGGAAACAGTGAAACAGGAAGTAAAGGTATTATTGACAAGTTGGAAGAGACGATCGCTGACACCCGTCAAACCATTGAGCGTAAAGCCGGGAAACCTACGAGTACCGAAGAAACGTACATGCTGGGCCGGAGACTTGAAGATATGGAAGATCGGATGGAGGCGTTTGAGGATCGTCTTGTTCAAATTGAGGACCGTTATTGGTCACAATTTGGCCAGATGGAACAAGCCATTCAGCAATTAAACTCTCAGTCCGCCTTTTTGATGTCAAACTTTGGCTAA
- the prfB gene encoding peptide chain release factor 2 (programmed frameshift): MDMAEIRHELDNTAKQLADFRGSLDADQKKTRIAELEEQMTEPGFWDDQDTAQTVINEVNALKGLVHTLEDHEETHENLEVSYELVKEEEDEDLRAELEEQVGKLASDLKQFELNILLSEPYDKNNAILELHPGAGGTESQDWASMLLRMYTRWAEKKGFSVQTMDYLAGDEAGVKSVTLLIKGHNAYGYLKAEKGVHRLVRISPFDSSGRRHTSFVSCEIMPEFNDEIEIDVRTEDLKIDTYRSSGAGGQHVNTTDSAVRITHLPTNTVVTCQSERSQIKNRDQAMKMLKSKLYQLEIERQQAEIDDIRGEQKEIGWGSQIRSYVFHPYSMVKDHRTNVENGNSQAVMDGELDKFINAYLRSKMN; this comes from the exons ATGGATATGGCAGAAATTCGCCACGAGTTAGATAATACAGCTAAGCAGTTAGCTGATTTCAGGGGGTCTCTT GACGCCGATCAAAAGAAGACACGCATTGCTGAGCTTGAAGAACAAATGACTGAGCCCGGATTTTGGGATGATCAGGATACTGCTCAAACAGTGATCAACGAAGTAAACGCTTTGAAGGGACTGGTCCACACCCTTGAGGATCACGAGGAAACCCATGAGAACCTTGAAGTATCTTATGAGTTGGTTAAGGAAGAAGAGGATGAAGATCTTCGCGCAGAACTTGAAGAACAAGTTGGGAAATTGGCATCTGACTTAAAACAATTTGAGCTCAACATTTTGTTAAGTGAACCTTATGATAAAAACAATGCGATCCTTGAACTGCATCCAGGTGCAGGTGGGACCGAGTCTCAAGACTGGGCAAGCATGCTTTTGCGTATGTATACAAGATGGGCGGAGAAAAAAGGGTTCTCTGTACAAACAATGGATTATCTTGCTGGAGATGAAGCGGGTGTGAAAAGTGTTACCCTCCTTATTAAAGGCCACAATGCATACGGTTATTTGAAAGCTGAAAAAGGGGTACACCGTCTCGTGCGAATCTCACCATTTGATTCTTCCGGCCGGCGCCACACTTCATTTGTTTCGTGTGAAATCATGCCGGAGTTTAATGACGAAATTGAGATTGATGTGCGGACAGAGGACTTGAAAATCGACACCTACCGTTCAAGCGGGGCCGGTGGACAGCACGTTAACACGACAGATTCAGCTGTTCGAATTACCCACCTTCCTACAAACACGGTGGTTACTTGTCAGTCTGAACGTTCTCAAATCAAAAACCGTGACCAGGCAATGAAGATGTTGAAGTCTAAGCTTTACCAACTGGAGATCGAGCGTCAGCAAGCTGAAATTGATGACATCCGTGGTGAGCAGAAAGAAATCGGCTGGGGCAGTCAAATTCGTTCTTACGTTTTTCATCCTTATTCCATGGTCAAAGATCACCGTACGAATGTAGAAAACGGAAACTCTCAGGCTGTTATGGATGGCGAACTCGATAAATTTATTAATGCTTATTTACGATCTAAAATGAATTAA
- a CDS encoding flagellar protein FliT: MWEQFASITAQLDEMIHQRVTDQNRTKVLEEVDKLLDQREQLLTSLPQPQTSEEQAIVERIIKREPAMNQKLEFLLNDLKVDLRNMKKQKSSKQRYTNPYQSVSTYDGMFMDHKK, encoded by the coding sequence ATGTGGGAACAGTTTGCATCGATTACTGCACAGCTTGATGAAATGATTCATCAAAGGGTCACAGATCAAAACCGTACGAAGGTTTTAGAAGAAGTGGACAAGCTTCTGGATCAGCGGGAACAGTTGTTAACAAGTCTTCCGCAGCCGCAAACATCAGAGGAGCAAGCGATTGTCGAAAGAATTATCAAAAGAGAACCGGCAATGAATCAAAAGCTTGAATTTTTGCTGAACGATTTGAAGGTGGATTTACGCAACATGAAAAAGCAGAAATCCAGCAAGCAGCGCTATACAAATCCCTATCAAAGTGTTTCGACTTATGATGGGATGTTTATGGACCACAAAAAGTAA